From Sediminibacterium sp. TEGAF015, a single genomic window includes:
- a CDS encoding TonB-dependent receptor domain-containing protein: MRRLLAPYFGLSFLALLLSISVMAQQTTVSGSVKNGKTKELLSAVSISVKGGAAGTYTDDKGSFKFSTVQKLPFTLVISSVGYAAKEVVVKENNQDIVVELETAFTLGDEIVVSASRVPERILESPVSIERIGPAAIRNAPAANYYDMIATLKGVDVVSASLTFTSVGTRGFNSSGNTRLNQIVDGMDNQAPGLNFSVGNVIGLTELDVENMELLQGASSALYGPGGTNGTLLINSKSPFKYQGLSFQIKSGVNHIDNKQRPRSPYYDWSVRYAKKINDKWAYKMNLQFVQAQDWLANNESNYLRSPLSASPNGNVVPGNRLTDPNYDGVNLYGDETNADLRSAFAGVIATNPFLALLPAGTFPGIATPTPIPSSAVLGSFANSPLFVSRTGYNENQVVNPTTLNVKLSGALHYKINDKIEAIFAGYWGMGNTVYTGSDRYSLKDLKMGQYKFELKAKNWYVRAYTTRENSGGSFNSTIATRLFNEAWKPSATQWFPQFVGATVGSASSGAIGTYIAALAGGYAAGLGAGLTPTAALAAAQTSAPGVVAANRMNILNAARSVADQGRPGGFIGNNPLFQQIANTPISQGGGLFVDRTTLKSLEAQYNLSDDLGLTEKGTDLMIGGNIRQFSLNSQGTLFADTAGNINITETGAYLQISQKMFGDRLKITASGRYDKNTNFKGRFTPRVSAVIKLAQDHNLRFSYQTAYRFPTTQNQWINLLVGGGTRLMGGLPQLRDFYNFNGNPAYTLASVQAFGASALAGAPNPGLLQQQQFGEFKPESTTSFEVGYKGLIGKRLLIDVYAYQARYKDFLSGVTVIQARAGLPPSPLNLLNANTRIAYSISTNAPGSVDVKGWGASLEYLMPKNFSVNANLYSDVIGELPVGFVSYFNTPKYRFNAGFSNSGFGKDGRYGFNITYRWVDSFNYEGTFAVGQVPSYKTVDAMVSYKLPSIKSLIKVGGTNIFNKYYYNGFGNVQIGGLYYVSFGWNVF, encoded by the coding sequence ATGAGAAGACTATTAGCCCCCTATTTCGGCCTGTCTTTCCTTGCGCTTTTATTGAGTATATCAGTAATGGCCCAACAGACAACCGTTTCAGGCAGTGTAAAAAATGGAAAGACCAAGGAACTCCTTTCTGCGGTTTCAATTTCAGTTAAAGGAGGTGCCGCTGGTACTTATACCGATGACAAAGGGAGTTTTAAATTCTCCACTGTTCAAAAATTACCTTTCACCCTTGTAATTTCTTCTGTAGGTTACGCCGCCAAAGAAGTTGTTGTAAAGGAAAACAATCAGGATATAGTTGTGGAGCTGGAAACAGCTTTTACACTGGGTGATGAGATTGTTGTATCTGCATCAAGAGTGCCTGAGCGTATTCTTGAATCTCCCGTTTCAATTGAAAGAATCGGACCTGCAGCCATCAGAAATGCACCTGCTGCTAACTATTATGACATGATTGCCACTTTAAAAGGGGTAGACGTTGTTTCTGCCAGTTTAACTTTTACCAGTGTAGGTACCCGTGGATTCAATAGTAGTGGTAATACAAGATTGAACCAGATTGTGGATGGTATGGATAACCAGGCACCTGGTTTGAATTTCTCTGTAGGTAATGTCATTGGTTTGACTGAACTTGATGTTGAAAACATGGAATTGTTACAAGGTGCATCTTCTGCATTGTACGGTCCTGGCGGTACCAATGGTACTTTGTTAATCAACAGTAAGAGTCCTTTCAAATATCAGGGTTTGAGTTTCCAGATTAAATCTGGTGTAAACCATATCGATAACAAACAACGTCCAAGATCTCCTTATTATGACTGGAGCGTTCGTTATGCAAAAAAAATCAATGATAAGTGGGCGTACAAAATGAACCTTCAGTTTGTACAAGCGCAAGACTGGTTAGCTAATAATGAAAGCAACTATTTGCGTTCACCATTATCTGCAAGCCCTAACGGAAACGTAGTTCCAGGTAACCGTTTAACAGACCCGAACTATGATGGTGTTAACTTATATGGTGATGAAACCAATGCTGATTTACGTTCTGCTTTTGCGGGTGTAATTGCTACCAATCCTTTTTTGGCTTTATTACCAGCAGGAACATTCCCTGGTATCGCAACTCCTACACCTATTCCTTCATCAGCCGTTTTAGGTTCTTTTGCTAACTCTCCTTTATTTGTTTCCAGAACTGGTTACAATGAAAATCAGGTGGTTAATCCAACAACGTTGAATGTTAAATTGAGTGGTGCATTACACTACAAAATCAATGACAAAATTGAAGCCATATTTGCTGGGTACTGGGGTATGGGTAATACCGTTTACACAGGTAGTGACCGTTACTCTTTGAAGGATTTAAAAATGGGTCAATATAAATTTGAATTGAAAGCCAAGAACTGGTATGTAAGAGCCTATACGACTCGTGAAAATTCCGGTGGTTCTTTCAACTCAACCATTGCTACCCGTTTATTTAACGAAGCATGGAAGCCAAGTGCTACGCAGTGGTTTCCTCAATTCGTAGGTGCTACAGTTGGTTCTGCTTCCAGCGGAGCTATTGGTACCTATATTGCTGCATTGGCTGGTGGGTATGCTGCCGGTTTAGGTGCAGGGCTTACACCTACAGCTGCATTGGCTGCTGCACAAACTTCAGCTCCGGGTGTAGTTGCTGCCAACAGAATGAATATTCTGAACGCTGCAAGAAGTGTTGCTGATCAGGGAAGACCAGGTGGTTTTATTGGTAATAATCCATTGTTCCAGCAAATTGCTAATACGCCAATTTCTCAGGGAGGTGGTTTATTTGTTGACAGAACTACTTTAAAGAGTCTGGAAGCGCAATACAACCTGTCTGATGACTTAGGTTTAACTGAAAAAGGAACAGATTTAATGATTGGTGGAAATATCCGTCAGTTTAGTCTGAATTCTCAGGGAACCTTATTTGCAGATACTGCTGGTAATATTAATATTACTGAGACTGGTGCATACTTACAGATTTCACAAAAAATGTTCGGAGATCGTTTAAAGATTACAGCTTCCGGACGTTACGATAAAAATACCAACTTCAAAGGCCGTTTCACTCCAAGAGTTTCTGCGGTTATCAAGTTGGCTCAGGATCATAACTTGCGTTTCTCTTACCAAACAGCTTATCGTTTCCCAACTACACAGAACCAGTGGATTAACCTACTTGTAGGTGGTGGCACTCGTTTGATGGGAGGTTTGCCTCAGTTGAGAGATTTCTACAATTTCAACGGAAATCCTGCTTATACTCTAGCGAGTGTTCAGGCATTCGGTGCAAGTGCTTTAGCTGGCGCACCTAATCCAGGATTATTGCAACAACAGCAGTTTGGCGAATTCAAGCCAGAGTCTACCACTTCATTTGAAGTTGGTTACAAGGGATTGATTGGAAAGCGCTTGTTGATTGATGTATATGCATACCAAGCACGTTACAAAGACTTCTTGAGTGGTGTTACTGTAATTCAGGCAAGAGCCGGATTACCTCCAAGCCCATTGAACCTTTTAAATGCGAATACCAGAATTGCTTACAGCATTTCTACCAACGCACCGGGTTCTGTTGATGTAAAAGGTTGGGGTGCTTCATTAGAGTATTTAATGCCTAAAAACTTCTCTGTAAACGCCAATTTATATTCTGATGTAATTGGCGAGCTTCCAGTAGGTTTTGTATCTTATTTCAATACGCCTAAATACCGCTTCAATGCAGGGTTTTCAAACAGCGGATTTGGAAAAGATGGTCGTTATGGCTTTAATATTACTTACAGATGGGTAGATTCCTTTAACTACGAAGGTACTTTCGCTGTAGGTCAGGTCCCTTCTTACAAAACTGTTGATGCAATGGTTAGCTATAAATTGCCAAGCATCAAGTCTTTAATTAAAGTAGGTGGAACCAATATCTTCAACAAATACTACTACAATGGATTTGGAAACGTACAGATCGGAGGTTTATACTATGTAAGCTTTGGCTGGAACGTATTCTAA
- a CDS encoding phosphoribosylaminoimidazolesuccinocarboxamide synthase, whose product MAQYNFPNQTGFYKGKVRDVYSIGSQLLVMVASDRISAFDFILPRTIPYKGQVLNQIAAYMLKQTADICPNWLIDSPAPHVSIGRKCEPFKIEMVVRGNLVGHAWRTYQSGNRMICGVAMPEGLKENDFFPTPLITPSTKAAEGHDEDISKEDIIAGGLATAEEWNVLEKYALALFQRGKEIAAKRGLILADTKYEFGKLGDTIYLMDEIHTPDSSRYFYADQFEEKQIRGERQIQLSKEFVREWLIANNFMGKEGQTVPAMSDEWIQTISKRYIELYEKVIGESFQPQDFTKEETYSAVIQSLGKIQ is encoded by the coding sequence ATGGCACAGTATAATTTCCCCAATCAGACTGGTTTTTATAAAGGCAAAGTGAGAGATGTTTATTCCATTGGCAGCCAATTGCTGGTGATGGTGGCCAGTGACCGGATTTCCGCTTTTGATTTTATTTTACCCAGAACAATCCCTTATAAAGGTCAGGTATTGAATCAAATTGCAGCATATATGCTGAAACAGACTGCAGATATCTGTCCCAACTGGTTAATAGATTCACCCGCTCCCCATGTTTCCATTGGGAGAAAGTGTGAGCCGTTTAAAATAGAAATGGTAGTTAGAGGTAATCTGGTTGGCCATGCCTGGCGAACATATCAGTCCGGAAACCGAATGATTTGCGGGGTTGCCATGCCTGAAGGGTTAAAGGAAAATGATTTTTTCCCTACCCCATTAATAACACCTTCCACAAAAGCAGCAGAAGGACACGATGAAGACATTTCCAAAGAAGACATTATTGCCGGGGGATTGGCAACCGCCGAAGAGTGGAATGTGCTCGAGAAATATGCATTGGCCTTGTTTCAGAGAGGAAAAGAGATTGCAGCCAAAAGAGGATTGATATTGGCCGATACAAAATATGAATTTGGCAAATTGGGAGATACCATTTATCTAATGGATGAAATTCACACCCCTGATTCATCCCGCTATTTTTATGCAGACCAGTTTGAGGAAAAACAAATTCGCGGAGAAAGACAAATTCAGTTGAGCAAGGAGTTTGTAAGGGAATGGTTGATCGCCAACAATTTTATGGGTAAGGAAGGACAAACCGTTCCTGCAATGAGCGATGAATGGATACAAACCATCAGCAAAAGATATATTGAATTGTATGAGAAAGTAATCGGCGAATCTTTCCAGCCACAGGATTTTACAAAAGAAGAAACTTACAGTGCGGTGATCCAGTCACTCGGAAAAATACAATAA